CATCGACCGCTCCTCTTGGGGATTAAAGCCCTTGATGATCTTAGCCCATAACAGCCGTCCGGCCCGCAGCTTGGCCACTTCCATGAAGTAATTCATGCCGATGGCCCAGAAGAAGGAAAGACGCGGGCAAAAGGCATCGACATTCAATCCAGCGTTCAAGCCGGTGCGGACGTATTCCAAACCATCGGCCAGGGTGTAGGCCAGTTCCAAATCGGCGGTGGCGCCGGCTTCCTGCATGTGGTAGCCGCTGATGCTAATGCTGTTGAACTTGGGCATTCGCCGGCTGGTGTAAGCGAAAATATCGGCGATGATGCGAATGCTGGGCTCCGGCGGATAAATGTACGTGTTGCGGACCATGAACTCTTTGAGAATGTCGTTTTGAATGGTGCCGGTGAGTTGCTCCGGCTTCACGCCCTGTTCTTCGGCGGCGACAATGTATAGCGCCATGACGGGCAGCACGGCGCCGTTCATGGTCATGGAGACGCTCATTTTGTCCAGCGGAATGCCCTCGAACAGCGTGCGCATGTCGAAGATGCTGTCGATGGCGACGCCGGCCATGCCCACATCGCCGGAGACGCGGGGATGATCGGAATCGTAACCGCGGTGGGTAGCCAAATCGAAAGCGATGCTGAGCCCCATTTGTCCCGCGGCCAGATTGCGGCGGTAAAAGGCGTTGGAATCTTTGGCCGTGGAAAAGCCCGCATACTGCCGCACGGTCCAGGGGCGCTGGACGTACATGGTGGCGTATGGCCCGCGCAAAAATGGGGGGAGGCCGGGCATGGTTTGGAGATGGTCGACGCCGGTTAAATCCGCGGCTGTGTAAAGCGGCTTGACGGGAATGAGCTCCGGGGTTTGCCAGACATTGCGGAGCTGATCTGCTTGAGTTGCGGCGTTGCCAGTTGCCGGGGGCGCTGACTCCGTTTGGCCCTTTTCAGGCCACAGCGAGACATCGGAATAATTTGGAATCGTGGACATGGTGTTATTGTGAGGCAGCGCTGAATTGAGCATCGAGCACGCCCTCGGCCTGAAGCATTTCGCGGAGGGTAGCTAGGACATCGCACTTGATGAAAATGAAGCGATCGACGCCGGCGGTGCGCCAAGCCTGTTCGTTGGCGCCGGGATTTCCGGCCAAGACGACCGTACGGGCCCCGGCGGCTTTTAACTTGCCGGCCAACTGCGGAACCAATTCGGGATACAACTTATCGGACGAACAGATGACGGCGATGGTAGCGCCGCTTGTACGGAAAGCTTCGGCTACGGCGTCGGCATCGGAAAAGCCATTATTGGAGACGACGTTAAACCCGCCGGCTTCGAAAAAGTTTTTGGCATAGGTGGCGCGGGCCGTGTGATGTGCGACCGGCCCCATGTTGGCCAGAAAGACCGTGGGGCGTTTGCCGTGGGTGGCCTGCCAAGCGTCGCTAGCTGCACGGAGCGCTTCGAACGGCTCGGCAAAGTAGCGCGGTTGCAGGGGCGCGATTTCTGTGAGTTCGCTGCCGAATCCCAAAGCGGCGGAAATTTGTCCGATGGTAGCGCCAGCTTCGGCCGCTGAAACTGCGGCTTGCGTCGCGCCTGTGGGATTGATTGTGTTGATTGCCGGCATTTTTTTCCGCGCTGCGGCAGAGCGCGCGATGACGGCAGAACGAATCGCCGCGAGATCGACATCGGAGCGAGAAAGTTGCGATTCGCCGACATCCGGGAATTCGCTGACTCCGGTGATGCCTTCCTTGCGGCGGGCAATATCTTTGGCGCGGGGAGCGAAGGCCGAATCGATTTGCGCGGCAACCCAACCGCTTTTCAACGCGGCGAGCATGCCGCCTTGCTGTTCGACTTGCTGAAAGACTTTCCAGCCTTGCTCAGCAATTTCTTGAGTGAGCCGGTCGATGAACCAACTGCCGCCGGCGGGATCAGCCACTCGGTGTAAATGTGCTTCTTCTTGCAGAATTAGCGCCGAGTTTCGCGCTACGCGGCGGCTAAAGGCGTCGGGCAGGCCGATCATTGCATCGAACGGCACGGAAGTCATGGAATCTGCCCCGGCAACGCCCGCTGCAAACACGCCCACGGTATTTCGCAATAAGTTGACATAAGGATCTCGCTGCGTGAGGACTCGCTTGCTGGTGCGGGCATTGATCCGCATGGCGCCGGCTGCGGGTGAACCTCCGGCCGCCTGGATGATGCGAGACCACAACCAGCGCGCCGCCCGCAGCTTGGCGATGGCCAGAAAATGGTGCGTCCCCACGCAGAAATTAAACTCGATTTGGCGGGCCGCCGGATCGACATCCATTCCCGCGGCTGTCATGGCGCGCAGATATTCCACCCCGGTGGCGACGGCAAAGCCAATATCTTGTGCGGCGGTCGCGCCGGCGTGGTGGTATGGCGATGTGTCGACGCCCACGGCCGTGACATGGGGATAGTTTTTCACCGTCCAGACGGCTAAATCTGCCAGCATGCTCAGCGCGGCAGATGTGGAAACGGGCAACCGGCCTTCGCCAGCCAGAACCGCCAGTGGATCGGCATTGAATGCGCCGCGGGCTTGATCGGGGGGAACTTGCCGCTGCCGCCAAAGCGCGACCAGCATGGCGGCAGCCGGCAGGAATGCGGCGCCGGCTTCCAGGGCTACGCCAATCAGCGGCAGTTGAACTTTTTCAAGTAAGGCAGCCAGATCGTCAAGATGGTACGCTGCCACGCCATCTTGCCCAACGAGATCGGCAGCAGCCGGGTCGTCGGGTTCCAATCCCAAACAGGCTGCTGCATCTAACCGCAGCAAAATGGAAGTCACGCCGCCTTCCAGGTCTTCCAGAATGGCGCGATTGGTGACATGGAGATCGGGATGCGCGTGCTCTTGCCGCAAGTCCCAACCGTGTTGCATCGCTGTTACGGCATTTGGCCCGCGCACAAACGGTGGCGCACCGGGAAGACCAAACACGTCGCCGGAGCCGAGCGCGTCGCGGCTGGAATAGACTGGGTGAATGTCGACGCCTTCGTAGGTGTGGGTAACGAGTTTTTGCTCGACGGTGGCGCCTTTCAAATCGGCTTCGGCCAATGCTCGCCACTGTTCGTAAGTGACGGGAGGAAATTCGTTCTCGATGGTGAATTTTTCGGGAAGCATTGGCGGGTTTGGGCGGGCGATTTGGCGACGGCTTAGGTAGTTTTGGCAGCAACTTTCGCCGATGGCTTGGCGGCCGGGGGCGGAAAGCGATCGGGCAACATGGAACCGTGATGCAACAAATTTTGGTGGAGCTCGAAGCAGCGGCTTAAATCGTGGCGAATGTGGCCGGGACCGCTTTCGCTCAAATAACGATGCAAATAGTCGCGATAGGCCGGATGGGCGCAACGATTAATGATGGTGGCGGCGCGTTCTTGCGGCGCCAGGCCGCGCAGATCGGCCAGGCCCTGCTCGGTGACGACGACCTGCACGGAATGCTCGTTGTGATCGACGTGGGTACACATGGGGACGATGGTGGAGATGGTACCGCCTTTAGCGATGGACGGGCACATGAAAATTGAAACGTAGGCGTTGCGGGCAAAATCGCCGCTGCCGCCAACGCCGTTCATCATGCGACGGCCGCACAAGTGCGTGGAGTTCACGTGGCCGAACACGTCAATTTCCAAAGCGGTATTCAACGAGATGATGCCCAATTGCCGGACAATGGCCGGATTGTTGGAAATTTCCTGAGGCCGCAGGACCAGGCGGCGGGCGAAAAAGTTGAAATCTTTTTCCAGCTGCCGCATTTGCTCCGGCGTCAGAACTAGGGCGCACGTGCTGGCCCCGCGAACCCGCTCGGCGGCAATCATTTCGAACGCCGCTGATTGCAGCACTTCGCTGTACATGAGAAAGTCGGGAATGTCGGGACTTTTGCCAATGCCTTCCAGCACGGCATTGGCGATGTTTCCCACGCCGCTTTGCAACGGGAGAAATTCCTGTGGTAACCGGCCGCTGACGAGCTCGTTTGCCAGGAAGCGCACGACGTGGGAGGCAATCGCCTGGCAGGCATCGTCGGAAGCGGTGAATTCTGTGATGTCGTCTGATTCGTCGGTCTCGACAATGCCTATGATTTTCGACGGATCGACCCGGGCATAGGTTTTACCGATGCGTTCCAAGGGATAGTCTAAATCGAGGGCCAAGCGGTAGGGGGGCGGCTCCGGGATGAGGATATCGGCAATTTCGCTAATGCGGTGGGATTGCCGGCGGTTGACTTCGATGATGACTTTGTCGGCGGCTTGCAGGAAAGTTGGAGAAGCTCCGATGGAGGTGCTGAGATAAACGCGTCCGTCGCTGGTAATTTCGGTCGCTTCGATCACGGCGAAATCGATTTTGCCGAAAAAACCAAACAGTACCGACTGGGGCAAGTGCGACAAATGCATGTCGACGAAGGCCACTTCGCCATTGTTGATTTGCTTTCGCAGCGGCAATGACGATTGAAACGGAGCGCGCCAGCTAATGGCTTGGGCCTCGGCCAAGGCGTCGTCGATGGTGGAACCGGTCGAGGCGCCGGTTAGCACGCGCAATTTGTACGGCAGGCCGGCGTTGTGCAGCGCGCGGGCGCGGCCGGCCAGCGCGGGGGGCACGGCTTTGGCGGCGCCAGCGGGCGTAAAACCGCTGAACGCCACCATAGCGCCGTCGGGAATTAGCTCGGCTGCCTCCTCGGGACTCAGCACGGAAAACGGCAAGCGGATACTCATGGGTGAAATTTCAGGACGGGGATTAGGAACGAACTTTTCAATTAGCGGAACGGCGAAATCGTTGCGAGCGGCGAAATCCTATTTCGGCGGCTCGCACAATTCAGTCAACACGCCGAAAGTGCTCTTGGGATGAACAAAGGCAATTTGCATGTGGTGCGCGCCGGGTCGGGGCGTTTCGTCTATCATGCGAAGGCCGGATTGTTTGAGTTCGGCAATGCGGGCGTTAATATCGTCAACGGTAAAGGCCAGGTGATGGAGACCTTCGCCGCGCTTATCGAGAAAGCCCTGCACCGAACTGGCGGGGTCGGTGGGCTCCAGCAATTCCAGCCGCACGTCGTTCACGCGGAAAAACGCCACGCGAACTTTCTGGCTAGGCACTTCTTCGATATGCTCGAATTGCGCGCCCAACACGTTTTCGTAATATGGCTTTTGTGCATCAATGGAACGGACCGCAATGCCGACGTGATTCAGGGCTTTGA
This is a stretch of genomic DNA from Pirellulales bacterium. It encodes these proteins:
- a CDS encoding methylmalonyl-CoA mutase family protein: MSTIPNYSDVSLWPEKGQTESAPPATGNAATQADQLRNVWQTPELIPVKPLYTAADLTGVDHLQTMPGLPPFLRGPYATMYVQRPWTVRQYAGFSTAKDSNAFYRRNLAAGQMGLSIAFDLATHRGYDSDHPRVSGDVGMAGVAIDSIFDMRTLFEGIPLDKMSVSMTMNGAVLPVMALYIVAAEEQGVKPEQLTGTIQNDILKEFMVRNTYIYPPEPSIRIIADIFAYTSRRMPKFNSISISGYHMQEAGATADLELAYTLADGLEYVRTGLNAGLNVDAFCPRLSFFWAIGMNYFMEVAKLRAGRLLWAKIIKGFNPQEERSM
- a CDS encoding methylmalonyl-CoA mutase family protein, with product MLPEKFTIENEFPPVTYEQWRALAEADLKGATVEQKLVTHTYEGVDIHPVYSSRDALGSGDVFGLPGAPPFVRGPNAVTAMQHGWDLRQEHAHPDLHVTNRAILEDLEGGVTSILLRLDAAACLGLEPDDPAAADLVGQDGVAAYHLDDLAALLEKVQLPLIGVALEAGAAFLPAAAMLVALWRQRQVPPDQARGAFNADPLAVLAGEGRLPVSTSAALSMLADLAVWTVKNYPHVTAVGVDTSPYHHAGATAAQDIGFAVATGVEYLRAMTAAGMDVDPAARQIEFNFCVGTHHFLAIAKLRAARWLWSRIIQAAGGSPAAGAMRINARTSKRVLTQRDPYVNLLRNTVGVFAAGVAGADSMTSVPFDAMIGLPDAFSRRVARNSALILQEEAHLHRVADPAGGSWFIDRLTQEIAEQGWKVFQQVEQQGGMLAALKSGWVAAQIDSAFAPRAKDIARRKEGITGVSEFPDVGESQLSRSDVDLAAIRSAVIARSAAARKKMPAINTINPTGATQAAVSAAEAGATIGQISAALGFGSELTEIAPLQPRYFAEPFEALRAASDAWQATHGKRPTVFLANMGPVAHHTARATYAKNFFEAGGFNVVSNNGFSDADAVAEAFRTSGATIAVICSSDKLYPELVPQLAGKLKAAGARTVVLAGNPGANEQAWRTAGVDRFIFIKCDVLATLREMLQAEGVLDAQFSAASQ
- a CDS encoding succinate CoA transferase; this translates as MSIRLPFSVLSPEEAAELIPDGAMVAFSGFTPAGAAKAVPPALAGRARALHNAGLPYKLRVLTGASTGSTIDDALAEAQAISWRAPFQSSLPLRKQINNGEVAFVDMHLSHLPQSVLFGFFGKIDFAVIEATEITSDGRVYLSTSIGASPTFLQAADKVIIEVNRRQSHRISEIADILIPEPPPYRLALDLDYPLERIGKTYARVDPSKIIGIVETDESDDITEFTASDDACQAIASHVVRFLANELVSGRLPQEFLPLQSGVGNIANAVLEGIGKSPDIPDFLMYSEVLQSAAFEMIAAERVRGASTCALVLTPEQMRQLEKDFNFFARRLVLRPQEISNNPAIVRQLGIISLNTALEIDVFGHVNSTHLCGRRMMNGVGGSGDFARNAYVSIFMCPSIAKGGTISTIVPMCTHVDHNEHSVQVVVTEQGLADLRGLAPQERAATIINRCAHPAYRDYLHRYLSESGPGHIRHDLSRCFELHQNLLHHGSMLPDRFPPPAAKPSAKVAAKTT
- the mce gene encoding methylmalonyl-CoA epimerase; the protein is MKPIKALNHVGIAVRSIDAQKPYYENVLGAQFEHIEEVPSQKVRVAFFRVNDVRLELLEPTDPASSVQGFLDKRGEGLHHLAFTVDDINARIAELKQSGLRMIDETPRPGAHHMQIAFVHPKSTFGVLTELCEPPK